A single Oryctolagus cuniculus chromosome 18, mOryCun1.1, whole genome shotgun sequence DNA region contains:
- the ORYCUNV1R1526 gene encoding vomeronasal 1 receptor oryCunV1R1526 (The RefSeq protein has 8 substitutions compared to this genomic sequence) yields the protein MLTNDVIYTFILICQICIGVMANSLLFIIYTYTFLTEPHLKKPIDSIFMHLTVVNISTIMIRSIPELMSSFGIKDLFDDIGCQTFLYVSRVIRGLSICTTFLLSVCQAITISPSHSKWARLKSKLSAWIFPSLLFFWVINMLIYTLILKTVKARLNFTVVGQGYVNAYCQSRKPIAHEARSFISIIVIHDVVFLALMIWSSLYLVWILYRHHRRAQHIQTSSLSSKMSPENKAIYTILLLVFCFVFFYLSNNCLTLYGYYASEKNSRLEGIGGILSSCYPTFCPFFLMKHNKIILKLTSILSNMRMTFCPRAFSG from the coding sequence ATGTTAACAAATGATGTGATTTATACTTTTATTCTAATATGTCAAATTTGTATTGGTGTCATGGCAAACTCATTGCTCttcattatatacacatataccttCCTAACTGAGCCTCATCTGAAGAAACCCATCGATTCAATTTTCATGCATCTGACAGTGGTCAATATTTCAACCATTATGATCCCTTCAATACCAGAACTCATGTCATCCTTTGGAATCAAAGATTTCTTTGATGATATTGGTTGTCAAACATTTCTGTATGTATCCAGAGTGATTCGAGGTCTTTCCATATGTACTACCTTTCTCCTAAGTGTATGTCAGGCCATCACTATCAGTCCCAGTCATTCTAAATGGGCAAGACTGAAATCTAAGCTGTCTGCCTGGATTTTCCcctctttactctttttttggGTCATCAACATGCTGATTTACACCCTCATACTTAAAACTGTAAAAGCCAGATTGAATTTCACTGTGGTCGGTCAGGGATATGTTAATGCATATTGTCAATCCAGGAAGCCCATAGCCCATGAAGCAAGGTCTTTTATAAGTATCATAGTGATTCATGATGTAGTGTTCCTGGCACTAATGATCTCGTCCAGCCTCTACATGGTGTGGATCCTCTACAGACACCGCAGGAGGGCCCAGCACATTCACACCTCCAGTCTCTCTTCCAAGACATCTCCAGAAAACAAAGCCATCTACACAATCCTTTTGCtggtattttgctttgtgttcttTTATGTGTCAAACAACTGCTTGACGCTTTATGGATATTATGCATCTGAGAAAAACTCAAGATTGGAGGGGATTGGTGGAATTTTATCATCGTGCTACCCGACATTTTGCCCCTTTTTTCTGATGAAACATAacaaaattattctcaaactGACTTCCATCCTTTCAAATATGAGAATGACCTTTTGTCCACGAGCTTTCAGTGGCTGA
- the ORYCUNV1R1521 gene encoding vomeronasal 1 receptor oryCunV1R1521 (The RefSeq protein has 1 substitution compared to this genomic sequence) yields MANSLLFMTHIYTFLIEPHLKKPIDSIFMHLTVVNISTIMIRSIPELMSSFGVKNFFDDIGCQTFLYVSRVIRGLSIGTTFLLSVFQAITVSPSHSKWAWLKSKLSKWICPSFLFFWVFNMLILAKIFNRIKARLNFTVVGQGYVNAYCQSTKLTEHESISFISILVIYDVVFLSFMILSSLYKVWILYRHRRRAQHFHNLSHFSKTSPENKATYTILWMVFCFVFFYLSNNFLTLYGYYASEKNSRLEGIGGILASCYPTFCPFFLMKHNKIILKLTSFFSNMRMTFCP; encoded by the coding sequence ATGGCAAACTCATTGCTCTTCATGACACACATATATACCTTCCTAATCGAGCCTCATCTGAAGAAGCCCATCGATTCAATTTTCATGCACCTGACAGTGGTCAATATTTCAACCATTATGATTCGGTCAATACCAGAACTCATGTCATCCTTTGGAGTCAAAAATTTCTTTGATGATATTGGTTGTCAAACATTTCTGTACGTATCCAGAGTGATTCGAGGTCTTTCCATAGGTACTACATTTCTCCTAAGTGTATTTCAGGCCATCACTGTCAGTCCCAGTCATTCTAAATGGGCATGGCTGAAATCTAAACTCTCCAAGTGGATTtgcccctcttttctttttttttgggtcTTCAACATGCTGATCCTCGCCAAAATATTTAATCGTATAAAAGCCAGATTGAATTTCACTGTGGTTGGTCAGGGATATGTTAATGCATATTGTCAATCCACGAAGCTCACAGAACATGAATCAATTTCATTCATAAGTATCTTGGTTATTTATGATGTAGTGTTCCTGTCATTTATGATCTTGTCCAGCCTCTACAAGGTGTGGATCCTCTACAGACACCGCAGGAGGGCCCAGCACTTTCACAACCTCAGCCACTTTTCCAAGACGTCTCCAGAAAACAAAGCCACCTACACAATCCTTTGGAtggtattttgctttgtgttcttttatttgtCAAACAACTTTTTGACTCTTTATGGATACTATGCATCTGAGAAAAACTCAAGATTGGAGGGGATTGGTGGAATTTTAGCATCATGCTACCCAACATTTTGCCCCTTTTTCCTGATGAAACATAacaaaattattctcaaactgacttccttcctttcaaatatgagaATGACCTTTTGTCCATGA